A single genomic interval of Prunus dulcis chromosome 5, ALMONDv2, whole genome shotgun sequence harbors:
- the LOC117628167 gene encoding pentatricopeptide repeat-containing protein At5g61400 — MLKLLRALSFSSSPSSSSSSSSSSSFSSSSSSSSLSNFTSSILKCQTPTQALELFNIASKQMGPRKNLQLYAAITHVLVNAQRYVQSRCLIKDLIHDLQKFCNPSLACHLVFDALNCLESSRFSPDVFGVLIIGLSEMGLVEEALWVYRNIGVLPAMQACHALLDGLGKTGQLKLMWELYNEMSSRGLSPSLVTYGVLIGVCCREGDNLKARKLFDEMGERGIKPTVVIYTSIIRGLCNEGRMVEAESIFKMMGEAGVLPNLWTYSTLMNGYCKMANIKQALILYGKMLGDGLQPNVVICSILIDALCKLGQLRAARSVFVYMVKFGIVPNISVYNALIDGHCKVQQLSQAMDLKSEMEKFGILPDVVTYNILIKGLCTVGGVGEAHHLLQKMEKEGLIANSAIYNSLIDGYCKEHNIGKALEVCSQMIQIGMEPDVITFNPLIDAYCKMGNIEAAMDLYSLVSKSLVPDIVTYTTLIDGHFKVGNVKEAHRLHQEMLEAGLTPNAFTVSCLIDGLCKNGRTSGAIKLFLEKTKAGPSIYSPNHITYTALIHGLCEEGQIFKATKFFSDMRCYGLRPDAVTCVVILNGHFKAKHMIGVMMLHADMIKMGMMPSAGICAILARGYRESGDLKSAQAL, encoded by the coding sequence ATGTTGAAGCTTTTAAGAGCACTTTCTTTCTCATCatctccctcttcttcttcttcttcttcttcttcttcttctttttcttcttcctcttcctcttcttcgtTATCCAATTTCACGAGCAGCATACTCAAATGTCAAACCCCTACCCAAGCACTAGAGCTCTTCAATATTGCGTCAAAGCAAATGGGCCCAAGAAAGAATCTTCAGCTTTATGCAGCGATTACCCATGTTTTAGTCAATGCCCAACGGTATGTTCAATCCAGGTGCTTGATAAAAGACCTCATCCACGACCTTCAAAAGTTCTGCAACCCCAGCCTTGCTTGTCACTTGGTTTTCGATGCACTTAACTGCTTAGAAAGCTCGAGGTTTTCTCCAGATGTGTTTGGAGTGTTAATTATTGGGTTATCCGAGATGGGCCTTGTTGAAGAAGCCTTGTGGGTGTACCGCAACATTGGGGTGTTGCCTGCAATGCAGGCTTGTCATGCGCTCTTAGATGGGTTGGGGAAGACGGGTCAGCTCAAATTGATGTGGGAACTTTATAATGAAATGAGTTCTCGTGGATTGTCACCCAGTCTTGTTACATATGGCGTGTTAATTGGTGTATGTTGTAGAGAAGGCGATAACTTGAAGGCCCGTAaattgtttgatgaaatgggTGAGAGAGGGATTAAACCAACGGTTGTGATCTATACATCTATTATTCGGGGTCTGTGCAATGAGGGTAGAATGGTGGAAGCGGAAAGTATATTTAAGATGATGGGGGAAGCTGGTGTGCTCCCAAATCTGTGGACTTACAGTACTCTGATGAATGGGTATTGCAAAATGGCTAATATTAAGCAAGCCCTTATCTTGTATGGGAAGATGCTAGGTGATGGCTTGCAGCCAAATGTTGTGATATGTAGTATTTTAATTGATGCACTTTGCAAATTAGGCCAACTGAGAGCTGCAAGGAGCGTTTTTGTATATATGGTTAAGTTCGGCATTGTTCCTAATATATCTGTGTATAATGCTTTGATTGATGGGCACTGTAAGGTTCAACAATTATCTCAAGCTATGGATTTGAAATCAGAGATGGAAAAGTTTGGAATTTTGCCGGATGTCGTGACTTACAACATCCTAATTAAAGGTCTGTGTACTGTTGGTGGAGTGGGAGAAGCACATCACTTACTTCAAAAGATGGAGAAAGAGGGATTAATTGCGAATTCTGCGATTTATAATTCACTAATTGATGGGTATTGTAAAGAACACAATATAGGGAAGGCTTTGGAGGTGTGCTCTCAAATGATTCAAATTGGTATGGAACCCGATGTCATCACCTTCAATCCTTTGATTGATGCATATTGCAAGATGGGGAACATAGAAGCTGCTATGGACTTGTACTCACTGGTGAGTAAAAGCCTTGTGCCTGATATAGTAACTTACACAACTTTGATCGATGGGCATTTTAAAGTTGGTAATGTGAAAGAGGCTCATCGGCTGCATCAGGAGATGCTGGAGGCAGGCCTCACCCCAAATGCTTTTACTGTTAGTTGCTTGATTGATGGCCTGTGTAAAAATGGAAGGACTTCTGGTGCAATCAAACTTTTTCTGGAGAAAACTAAAGCTGGCCCCTCTATATATTCCCCAAATCACATAACTTATACAGCTTTAATTCATGGTTTGTGTGAAGAAGGCCAAATTTTCAAGGCAACCAAGTTCTTTTCGGATATGAGATGCTATGGTTTGAGACCAGATGCAGTAACTTGCGTTGTCATCTTAAATGGGCACTTCAAAGCCAAGCATATGATTGGCGTGATGATGCTGCATGCAGATATGATAAAGATGGGTATGATGCCCAGTGCAGGCATATGTGCAATCTTAGCTAGGGGTTATCGAGAAAGTGGTGACCTAAAATCAGCTCAGGCATTGTGA
- the LOC117628429 gene encoding protein NEN1-like, which yields MVSRSEDRFEIAFFDVETTVPTRTGQGFTILEFGSILVCPRKLVELESYSTLVRPADLSSISSLSVRCNGITRDAVVSSPTFQEIADTVYDILHGRIWAGHNILRFDCARIREAFAHIGRSAPEPKGTIDSLALLTQRFGRRAGNMKMATLATYFGLGQQTHRSLDDVRMNLEVLKYCATVLFLESSLPDIFTENSWVSPNATTRSRSDGKSSAEKRGQMNMNASSLTMHEDAQVLSFTNQRTGENHPIASLRTQNAEVSILVEPITAQPDPFDMAPLSIEVQKELNQPDTTMLEVPVRETPNSSSPAAASESCNSSVGFLQPDEVFIPSICAFLAPLYRGSQRIKLLHKDVTLQLCCRRMKLRFGINTKFFDHAGRPRLNIVADASPNLCEVLDACDGIAQKLSLDSGSNSEWRPVVIRKEGFYNYPTVRLHIQTAVWGDVAIYATEIYKKEPSGTEERLVFTKFDASELSTLFKQGSFMDAFFSLDPYDYQQSAGIRLVAKKLIIHSN from the exons ATGGTGAGTCGGAGCGAAGACCGGTTTGAAATAGCGTTTTTCGACGTGGAGACGACGGTGCCGACCCGAACCGGCCAGGGGTTCACCATATTGGAGTTCGGGTCGATTCTGGTTTGCCCTAGGAAGCTGGTGGAGCTCGAGAGCTACTCCACCCTGGTGCGACCCGCCGACCTTTCCTCAATCTCCTCCTTGTCCGTGCGCTGCAACGGCATTACCAGAGACGCCGTCGTTTCATCCCCTACGTTTCAAGAGATCGCCGACACGGTCTACGACATTCTCCATG GACGTATATGGGCAGGTCACAACATACTGAGGTTTGATTGTGCTCGGATCCGGGAAGCGTTCGCACACATTGGTCGGTCTGCACCCGAACCCAAGGGTACAATTGATTCCTTGGCATTGTTGACACAGCGCTTTGGAAGAAGAGCTGGTAACATGAAG ATGGCCACTCTTGCAACCTATTTTGGGCTTGGACAGCAGACACATAG GAGTTTGGATGATGTTCGTATGAATCTTGAAGTTTTGAAATACTGTGCAACCGTCTTATTCTTG GAGTCGAGCCTCCCAGACATATTCACGGAGAACAGTTGGGTTTCTCCAAATGCTACCACAAGAAGTCGTAGTGATGGAAAATCATCTGCTGAGAAGAGGGGACAAATGAACATGAATGCTTCCTCATTAACTATGCATGAGGATGCTCAGGTGTTATCTTTTACAAATCAAAGAACAGGGGAGAATCATCCAATAGCATCTCTTAGGACTCAAAACGCAGAAGTCTCTATTCTGGTTGAACCTATCACAGCTCAACCAGATCCCTTTGACATGGCCCCACTCAGCATTGAAGTGCAGAAAGAGTTGAATCAGCCAGACACCACCATGCTAGAAGTACCTGTACGAGAGACTCCCAATAGTTCTTCCCCAGCTGCTGCATCTGAGAGTTGCAATAGCAGTGTGGGATTTTTACAGCCTGATGAAGTTTTTATTCCTTCTATCTGTGCTTTCCTTGCTCCGTTGTATCGTGGGAGTCAGAGGATAAAGTTATTACACAAAGATGTCACTTTGCAGCTTTGCTGTAGGCGTATGAAATTACGGTTTGGAATCAATACAAAATTTTTTGATCATGCTGGACGACCAAGATTGAATATTGTTGCCGATGCATCACCAAATTTATGTGAAGTTCTTGATGCTTGTGATGGCATTGCACAGAAGTTGTCTCTGGATTCTGGAAGCAACTCCGAATGGAGACCTGTTGTGATCCGGAAAGAGGGCTTCTACAACTACCCTACAGTGAGATTGCA TATACAGACAGCAGTATGGGGGGATGTTGCGATCTATGCCACagagatatataaaaaagagcCTTCTGGCACTGAGGAGAGGCTAGTCTTCACTAAGTTTGATGCTTCAGAACTTAGTACCTTGTTCAAACAGGGGAGTTTTATGGATGCTTTCTTCTCCTTGGACCCATATGACTATCAGCAGAGTGCAGGCATTAGGTTGGTGGCAAAGAAATTGATTATTCATTCGAATTGA
- the LOC117628233 gene encoding pentatricopeptide repeat-containing protein At5g66520-like, which yields MSVMEAIPATNPATSRALQQYLFSLLQSCNSIRKLTQIHTQILVHGFNQKSYILVRLLSFYVSSGCLHHALKIFENVENPSTTLWNQIIRGHSRSETPRKSVQLYNRLVGVGAEPDGFTYLYVLSACARSGLVREGEQVHARVLANGFGSNVFVQTSLVNLYAISGGPGCGVEYARRLFDDMGERSVVSWNSLLAGYIRCRNVDGARQVFDEMPERNIVSWTTMIAGCAQNGRCKQALSLFGQMRRSNVELDQVALVAALSACAEIGDLKLGRWIHWYIEERLWMKSEPRLVTLYNALIHMYASCGLIEEAYKLFNQMPRRSTVSWTSIIVGFAKQGHGEEALHIFQLMLSSGVDDVRPDEITFIGVLCACSHAGLVDEGRRIFKFMMQTCGLTPRIEHYGCMVDLLSRAGFLEEAHMLVETMPMNPNEAVWGALLGGCRLHKNAELASHVAKTLTVALDPDQAAGYLVLLSNVYASTKRWLDVASVRQKMVKMGVRKPPGRSWVQINGVVHDFVAGDRTHKHASVIYEMLGKITRPALQEGSKPDISDMLSHVAE from the coding sequence ATGTCGGTTATGGAAGCCATTCCCGCCACCAACCCTGCAACCTCTAGAGCTCTACAGCAGTACCTCTTCTCTCTATTACAGAGCTGCAACTCCATAAGAAAACTTACCCAAATTCATACCCAAATACTTGTTCACGGGTTCAACCAAAAAAGCTACATTCTTGTTAGATTATTATCATTCTATGTATCTTCTGGGTGTCTCCATCATGCCctcaaaatttttgaaaatgtCGAAAACCCAAGTACTACTTTGTGGAACCAGATAATTAGAGGCCATTCCAGAAGTGAAACTCCCCGAAAATCTGTTCAACTATATAATCGGCTGGTGGGTGTGGGGGCTGAACCTGATGGGTTTACTTATTTGTATGTTCTTAGTGCTTGTGCGAGGTCAGGGTTGGTGAGAGAAGGGGAGCAGGTGCATGCGAGAGTTTTGGCAAATGGGTTTGGTTCTAATGTGTTTGTCCAGACGAGTTTGGTTAATTTGTATGCAATTAGTGGAGGGCCAGGGTGTGGTGTTGAGTATGCACGCCGGCTGTTTGATGATATGGGTGAGAGGAGTGTTGTGAGTTGGAATTCACTGCTTGCGGGGTATATAAGGTGTCGGAATGTTGATGGGGCGCGGCAAGTTTTTGACGAGATGCCAGAGAGGAATATTGTCTCGTGGACAACCATGATTGCGGGGTGTGCTCAAAACGGGAGGTGCAAGCAAGCTTTGTCTTTGTTTGGTCAGATGAGGAGGTCCAATGTGGAACTGGACCAGGTGGCGCTAGTGGCAGCGTTATCGGCCTGTGCTGAAATAGGGGACTTGAAATTGGGAAGGTGGATTCACTGGTACATTGAAGAGAGATTGTGGATGAAGTCCGAGCCACGGTTGGTGACTTTGTACAATGCACTCATACACATGTATGCCAGTTGCGGTTTAATTGAAGAAGCCTATAAATTGTTCAATCAGATGCCAAGAAGAAGCACTGTCTCGTGGACCAGCATCATCGTTGGGTTTGCAAAGCAGGGTCACGGGGAGGAAGCTCTTCATATCTTTCAATTGATGCTGAGCTCGGGAGTTGATGATGTAAGACCTGATGAGATAACTTTCATTGGTGTCTTGTGTGCTTGTAGCCATGCTGGATTAGTTGACGAGGGCCgccgaattttcaagttcatgATGCAAACTTGCGGACTTACCCCAAGGATTGAGCACTATGGGTGCATGGTTGATCTCTTGAGCCGAGCCGGTTTTCTAGAAGAAGCACATATGCTTGTGGAGACTATGCCCATGAATCCGAACGAAGCTGTGTGGGGTGCTCTCCTTGGCGGTTGTAGGCTTCACAAGAATGCTGAGCTCGCATCACATGTGGCTAAAACATTGACAGTTGCACTTGACCCTGACCAAGCTGCAGGTTATCTTGTGCTCTTATCAAACGTGTATGCCTCTACTAAAAGATGGCTAGATGTTGCTTCTGTGAGGCAGAAAATGGTTAAGATGGGCGTGAGAAAGCCCCCAGGCCGAAGTTGGGTTCAAATCAATGGAGTTGTTCATGATTTTGTGGCAGGTGATAGGACCCATAAGCATGCATCTGTAATCTATGAGATGCTTGGTAAAATCACCAGGCCAGCACTGCAGGAGGGCTCCAAACCAGACATATCAGATATGCTTTCCCATGTTGCAGAATAG
- the LOC117627938 gene encoding protein NEN1-like, with translation MVRSEDRFEYAFFDLETTKPTQPGQECIILEFGAILVCPSTLVELDHYYTLVRPADLSSIASLPMRSNGINIDTVSSSPTFQEIADEVYDILHGRIWAGHNILGFDCARIQEAFAHIGRPAPKPKGTIDSLTLLTQRFGRRAGNMKLDTLANHFGLGPQEHRSLADVRLNLEVLKYCATVLFLESSLPDMLTENDPITSLSTQNAGLDPLHMGPLSNEMQEELNQPDAAVGFLEPDEVLIPSIYASLVPWYRGSQRIKLLHDLQLCCRHMKLRFGINMKSDLFDYSGRPKLDIIADASPNLCKVLDACDDIASKLSVDSGSNSEWRPVVIRQYDYPAVRLHIPASGDIRIYATEIYKKEPSGTEQRLIFTKFDKSELSTLFKQGSFMDAFFSLDPYDYQQNAGIRLVAKKLVIHSMNLYF, from the exons ATGGTGAGGAGCGAAGACCGGTTCGAATACGCGTTCTTCGACTTGGAGACAACAAAGCCGACCCAACCCGGCCAGGAATGCATCATATTGGAGTTCGGGGCGATTCTGGTTTGCCCGAGTACGCTGGTGGAGCTCGACCACTACTACACCCTGGTCCGACCCGCCGACCTCTCCTCAATCGCCTCCTTGCCCATGCGCAGCAATGGCATTAACATAGACACCGTCTCTTCCTCCCCTACCTTTCAAGAGATTGCAGATGAGGTCTACGACATTCTCCACG GACGTATATGGGCAGGTCACAATATACTGGGGTTTGATTGTGCTCGGATCCAGGAGGCGTTCGCACACATTGGTCGGCCTGCACCCAAACCCAAGGGTACTATTGATTCCTTGACATTGTTGACACAGCGCTTTGGAAGGAGAGCTGGTAACATGAAG CTGGACACTCTTGCAAACCATTTTGGGCTTGGACCGCAGGAACACAG GAGTTTGGCTGATGTTCGACTGAATCTTGAAGTTTTGAAATACTGTGCAACTGTCTTATTCCTG GAATCAAGCCTCCCGGACATGTTGACAGAGAATGATCCCATAACATCTCTTAGTACTCAAAACGCAGGACTAGATCCCTTGCACATGGGCCCACTCAGCAATGAAATGCAGGAAGAGTTGAATCAGCCGGACGCCGCTGTGGGATTTTTAGAGCCTGATGAAGTTCTTATTCCTTCTATCTATGCTTCCCTTGTCCCGTGGTATCGTGGAAGTCAGAGGATTAAGTTACTACACGATCTGCAGCTTTGCTGTAGGCATATGAAATTACGGTTTGGAATCAATATGAAATCAGATTTGTTTGATTATTCTGGACGGCCAAAGTTGGATATTATCGCAGACGCATCACCAAATTTATGTAAAGTTCTTGATGCATGTGATGACATTGCAAGTAAGTTGTCTGTGGATTCTGGAAGCAATTCCGAATGGAGGCCTGTTGTGATCCGGCAATACGACTACCCTGCAGTGAGATTGCA TATACCGGCATCAGGGGATATTAGGATCTACGCCACagagatatataaaaaagagcCTTCTGGCACTGAGCAGAGGCTAATCTTCACTAAATTTGATAAATCAGAACTTAGTACCTTGTTCAAACAGGGGAGTTTTATGGATGCATTCTTTTCCTTGGATCCATATGACTATCAGCAGAATGCAGGCATTAGGTTGGTGGCAAAGAAATTGGTTATTCATTCGATGAATTTGTATTTCTGA
- the LOC117627939 gene encoding two-component response regulator-like PRR1, which yields MEKGKQIDIGNSSRQHGGSRAKSKNMSIDRSRVRVLLCDRDAESCEEVCTLLTTCCYQVISVSSAVEVLDALNAEWSFIDIILAAVDLPIDASMRMLKYIMQDLHFKHIPVIMLSTQNESRFLYNFLKFGATDYLVKPLCIDEILNMWIHSWRQRKPPKGLEHPQKSISLVVSAEATTNNILVLDDTIRDEEFPEDPEPTLCISKK from the exons ATGGAGAAAGGTAAGCAAATAGACATTGGCAACAGCAGCAGGCAACATGGTGGCAGCCGAGCTAAGAGCAAGAACATGTCCATAGATCGTAGCAGAGTAAGAGTTTTGTTGTGTGACCGCGATGCGGAGAGTTGTGAGGAGGTTTGCACACTACTGACAACATGCTGTTATCAGG TAATATCAGTAAGTTCTGCTGTGGAGGTGTTGGATGCTCTGAATGCTGAGTGGTCATTCATTGATATCATACTTGCTGCAGTTGACCTTCCCATAGATGCAAGCATGAGAATGTTGAAATATATAATGCAGGATCTGCATTTCAAGCATATCCCAGTGATAA TGCTGTCCACGCAGAACGAAAGCCGTTTTCTTTacaatttcttaaaatttggTGCTACTGATTATCTGGTCAAGCCACTATGCATTGATGAGATATTAAACATGTGGATCCACTCTTGGAGGCAGAGGAAGCCTCCTAAG GGGCTCGAGCATCCACAGAAGAGCATTAGTCTCGTGGTTTCAGCTGAAGCAACTACGAACAACATCTTGGTCTTAGATGACACTATCAGAGATGAAGAGTTTCCAGAGGATCCAGAGCCAACTTTGTGtatatcaaaaaaataa
- the LOC117627937 gene encoding LOW QUALITY PROTEIN: two-component response regulator-like APRR1 (The sequence of the model RefSeq protein was modified relative to this genomic sequence to represent the inferred CDS: deleted 2 bases in 1 codon) gives MESKELNLKKHSEHGGGGGGGGDGFIDRSKVRILLCDNDEHSSEEVFALLMKCSYQVISVRSPRQVIDALNAEAPDIDIILAEVDLPMRKGLKMLKYITRDRELRRIPVIMMSAQDEVSTVVKCLKLGAADYLVKPLRTNELLNLWTHMWRRRRMFSSAAAMEFPVNNASEFRPDVPGTHDHQTGKSSSGPKQSNLKMGESSSFFTYVKSSTLTCTEDNDVEQVRIKEKHQAFGCQVVDDPQVHISREAQESYSEGDDLQSSNSSVPDSLSLEGSCTPLGSMLLQHENIFEKDQSSQVLVHPRNELQQDFSGLPAQAAYPYYIPGVVNQVMMSSSTQVHQKPHDMQNHSTTAIMPQYNHLPHCPPDVTGMTPFPCYQFSICLQPGQIPNTHPWPSLGISSSTEVKLNKVDRREAALIKFRKKRMELCFDKKIRYVNRKRLAERRPRVQGQFVRKASGVNLELQSREYSPEDGASGCYSHSYWT, from the exons ATGGAGTCTAAGGAGCTCAATTTGAAGAAGCACTCTGaacatggtggtggtggtggtggtggtggtgatgggtTCATTGACAGAAGCAAAGTGAGGATCTTGTTGTGTGACAACGACGAGCACAGTTCGGAAGAGGTTTTTGCCCTTCTGATGAAATGCTCTTACCAGG TCATTTCAGTGAGGTCTCCAAGACAGGTGATTGATGCATTGAATGCTGAAGCACCTGATATAGATATCATACTAGCCGAAGTTGACCTTCCCATGAGAAAGGGCTTGAAAATGTTGAAATATATCACACGGGATAGAGAGTTAAGGCGCATTCCTGTAATCA TGATGTCAGCACAAGATGAGGTCTCTACTGTTGTTAAGTGCTTGAAGCTCGGAGCAGCAGACTATCTCGTAAAACCTTTACGAACTAATGAGCTTCTAAACTTGTGGACACACATGTGGAGAAGAAGGCGCATG ttttctaGTGCTGCTGCTATGGAGTTTCCAGTCAATAATGCATCAGAATTTCGGCCTGATGTCCCAGGAACACATGACCACCAAACTG GAAAATCTTCATCTGGCCCAAAACAGAGTAACCTAAAGATGGGAGAGTCATCATCATTCTTTACTTATGTTAAATCAAGCACACTTACCTGCACTGAAGACAATGATGTTGAACAAGTGAGGATAAAAGAGAAACATCAAGCATTTGGTTGCCAAGTTGTGGATGATCCCCAAGTACACATAAGTCGAGAGGCACAGGAAAGCTATTCAGAAGGAGATGACTTGCAGAGCAGTAATAGTAGTGTCCCAGATTCCCTTTCATTGGAGGGGTCTTGTACCCCACTTGGATCAATGTTGCTTCAACATGAAAACATTTTTGAGAAAGACCAATCCTCACAGGTGCTTGTGCATCCAAGAAATGAACTTCAACAAGATTTTTCTGGCTTACCTGCCCAAGCTGCCTATCCGTATTATATTCCAGGGGTTGTGAATCAAGTTATGATGTCATCATCAACACAAGTGCATCAAAAG CCGCATGACATGCAAAATCATTCTACAACCGCTATTATGCCACAATACAATCATCTTCCGCACTGCCCTCCAGATGTAACTGGGATGACTCCATTCCCCTGCTACCAGTTTAGTATATGCTTACAACCTGGTCAAATTCCTAATACTCATCCCTGGCCATCACTTGGAATTTCATCTTCCACTGAAGTGAAATTAAATAAGGTTGATAGAAGAGAGGCAGCGTTGATtaaatttaggaaaaaaagaatGGAGCTTTGTTTTGATAAAAAGATCAGGTATGTTAACCGAAAGCGACTTGCTGAAAGGAGACCTCGTGTGCAGGGACAATTTGTGAGGAAGGCAAGTGGTGTAAATCTGGAGCTTCAGTCGAGGGAGTACTCTCCGGAAGATGGTGCTTCTGGATGTTACAGTCATTCTTATTGGACATGA
- the LOC117627443 gene encoding two-component response regulator-like APRR1, translating to MESKELNLNRDCEAGDSGGGGGGADGFIDRSRVRILLCDNNEYSSEEVFTLLVKCSYQVISVRSPRQVIDALNAEGPDIDLILAEVDLPMNKGMKMLKYITRDRELRRIPVIMMSAKDEVSTVVKCLKLGAADYLVKPLRTNELLNLWTHMWRRRRMLGLAEKNILNYVDPVISDPSGSNTNSTTLFSDDTDDKSANPEIGMSAHREDKSAAFVELPPKNISEFRPDVPGISDRQTGKFLSGPKKSELKIGESSAFFTYVKSSKLTINSQVVARVEDITAEHLRMEEKHQACGLQVVDNPQVHGNGEAWESFSQGDDLPSSNSIPDSLSLERSSTPSGSMELQNQKSAEEDRYSLMPVHPRNERQHDFSGTPAQAAYQYYMSGAVNQVMMSSSAHVYQKNLHDMQNHATTAIMPQYNHLPHCPPHVNGMASFPYYPVSLCLQPGQMPNTHSWPSFGNSSSTEVNLNKVDRREAALIKFRQKRKERCFDKKIRYVNRKRLAERRPRVRGQFVRKLNGVNVDLNGEPASVDDDEEEDEKDDEELVSRDSSPEDGAS from the exons ATGGAGTCTAAGGAGCTGAATTTGAACAGAGACTGTGAAGCTGGTGAtagcggcggcggcggcggcggtgCTGATGGGTTTATAGACAGGAGCAGAGTGAGAATTTTGTTGTGCGATAACAACGAGTACAGTTCGGAAGAGGTTTTCACGCTTCTTGTGAAATGCTCTTACCAGG TTATTTCCGTGAGGTCTCCTAGACAGGTGATTGATGCATTGAATGCAGAGGGGCCTGATATCGATCTCATACTTGCTGAAGTTGACCTTCCAATGAACAAAGGCATGAAAATGTTGAAGTACATCACACGGGATAGAGAGTTAAGGCGCATTCCTGTAATCA TGATGTCGGCAAAAGACGAGGTCTCTACTGTTGTTAAGTGCTTGAAGCTTGGAGCAGCAGACTATCTCGTGAAGCCTTTACGAACTAATGAGCTTCTAAACTTGTGGACACACATGTGGAGAAGAAGGCGCATG CTTGGGCTAGCAGAGAAGAACATTTTGAATTATGTTGATCCAGTGATATCAGACCCTAGCGGATCTAATACAAACAGTACTACCTTATTCTCGGATGACACAGATGACAAGTCTGCCAATCCAGAGATAGGAATGTCAGCTCATCGGGAAGATAAG tctgCTGCTTTTGTGGAGCTTCCACCCAAGAATATATCAGAATTTCGGCCTGATGTTCCTGGAATAAGTGACCGACAAACTG GAAAATTTTTATCTGGCCCAAAAAAGAGCGAACTAAAGATTGGCGAGTCATCTGCCTTCTTTACCTATGTTAAATCAAGCAAACTTACAATCAACTCTCAAGTGGTTGCCCGTGTTGAAGACATTACCGCTGAACATTTGAGGATGGAAGAGAAACATCAAGCATGTGGTCTCCAAGTGGTTGATAATCCCCAAGTACATGGAAATGGAGAGGCATGGGAAAGCTTTTCACAAGGAGACGACTTGCCAAGCAGCAATAGTATCCCAGATTCTCTATCATTGGAGAGGTCTAGTACCCCATCTGGATCAATGgaacttcaaaatcaaaagagtGCTGAGGAAGATAGATACTCTCTGATGCCTGTGCATCCAAGAAATGAACGTCAACATGATTTTTCTGGCACACCTGCCCAAGCTGCCTATCAATATTATATGTCTGGGGCTGTCAATCAAGTTATGATGTCATCATCGGCCCATGTTTATCAAAAGAATCTGCATGATATGCAAAATCATGCTACAACAGCTATTATGCCACAATACAATCATCTTCCACACTGCCCTCCACATGTAAATGGGATGGCGTCATTTCCCTATTACCCGGTTAGTCTATGCTTACAACCTGGTCAAATGCCTAATACTCATTCATGGCCATCATTTGGAAACTCATCTTCAACCGAAGTGAATCTAAATAAGGTTGACAGAAGGGAGGCAGCATTGATTAAATTTAGGCAAAAGAGAAAGGAGCGGTGTTTTGACAAAAAGATCCGGTATGTTAATCGAAAACGACTTGCCGAAAGGAGGCCTCGTGTGCGGGGACAGTTTGTGAGGAAGTTAAATGGTGTAAATGTGGATCTTAATGGTGAACCTGCTtctgttgatgatgatgaggaggaggatgaaAAGGATGATGAAGAGCTTGTGTCAAGGGATTCCTCCCCGGAAGATGGTGCTTCTTGA